A section of the Primulina eburnea isolate SZY01 chromosome 1, ASM2296580v1, whole genome shotgun sequence genome encodes:
- the LOC140839803 gene encoding ran-binding protein M homolog, with protein sequence MSETTSQNQLPLPNAFAGSYFLQVWRNTSQTLSPESKHEFDEDGEESPTTLDTVNSSGGFSMVGPDKLSVSYANVNLHGHDVGVVQANRAAPMKRLVYYFEISVKNAGAKGQIAIGFTTPTFKLRRQPGWEANSYGYHGDDGLIYRGCGKGETFGPTFSTGDTVGGGINYAKQQFFFTKNGAIVGTVCKDIKGPVFPTVAVHSQSEEITVNFGKDPFVFDLKAYEANHRSRQQIDINKISVPQDAGYEIVRSYLQHNGYEETLKLFDMASKSTVPPISLVSEIGCGEEDSVYALNQRRTLRQLIRCGRVDDAFAKIQEWYPQIIQDDASIICFLLHCQKFVELVRGGKLEEAILYGRREFHKFKISSDFDDLVKDCAALLAYEQPHKSSVGYLLLDSQRELVADAVNAMILSTNPHTKNSRRNILSSLEMLIRQLAACFLEKRSLNGDQGEGFHLHRILESGKK encoded by the exons ATGTCTGAAACTACTTCACAAAATCAATTGCCATTACCTAACGCTTTTGCTGGATCCTACTTCCTCCAGGTTTGGCGCAACACTTCCCAAACCCTATCCCCCGAAAGTAAACACGAATTTGACGAGGATGGTGAGGAGTCTCCCACTACGCTAGATACCGTAAATAGCTCTGGTGGGTTTTCAATGGTAGGGCCCGACAAGCTTTCGGTATCGTATGCAAACGTTAATTTACATGGGCACGACGTCGGAGTCGTGCAGGCGAATCGGGCCGCACCAATGAAGCGGCtggtttattattttgagatCTCAGTGAAGAATGCGGGTGCTAAGGGGCAAATTGCAATCGGATTTACCACTCCTACTTTCAAACTCCGTCGCCAGCCTGG ATGGGAAGCAAATAGTTATGGATATCATGGGGATGATGGGTTAATTTATCGTGGATGCGGAAAGGGAGAGACATTTGGCCCAACTTTCTCAACTGGTGATACAGTGGGAGGTGGTATAAACTATgctaaacaacaattttttttcaC GAAAAATGGAGCTATAGTAGGAACTGTTTGTAAAGATATCAAGGGTCCGGTGTTTCCCACGGTTGCTGTTCACAGCCAGAGTGAAGA GATAACTGTTAACTTTGGAAAGGATCCATTTGTTTTCGATCTTAAA GCATATGAAGCAAACCATAGATCAAGGCAGCAGATAGATATCAACAAAATCTCAGTGCCACAGGATGCTGGTTATGA AATAGTTCGGTCCTATTTACAACACAATGGGTATGAAGAAACACTTAAGCTATTCGACATGGctagtaaaagtacggttccTCCAATTTCTTTAGTATCAGAAATTGGCTGCGGTGAAGAAGATTCTGTGTATGCTCTGAATCAAAGGAGGACTCTTCGTCAG CTAATAAGGTGTGGCCGGGTTGATGATGCATTTGCAAAAATTCAGGAATGGTATCCTCAAATTATTCAG GATGATGCATCGATTATTTGTTTTTTGCTACATTGTCAAAAATTTGTTGAGCTAGTTCGG GGTGGAAAGTTAGAGGAAGCTATTCTTTATGGCAGAAGGGAGTTTCATAAGTTCAAGATTTCATCAGATTTTGATGACTTAGTTAAG GATTGTGCAGCATTGCTAGCTTATGAACAACCACACAAATCCTCTGTTGGATATCTTCTTCTTGATTCTCAACGGGAGCTGGTGGCTGATGCAGTCAACGCCATGATTTTGTCAACTAATCCACACACGAAAAACTCTAGACGTAACATTCTCTCATCTCTTGAGATGCTAATAAGACAGCTTGCAGCTTGCTTCTTAGAGAAAAGGTCCCTGAATGGAGATCAAGGCGAGGGTTTCCATCTGCACAGAATTCTTGAGAGTGGTAAGAAGTGA